In Larimichthys crocea isolate SSNF chromosome VI, L_crocea_2.0, whole genome shotgun sequence, one genomic interval encodes:
- the nat8l2 gene encoding N-acetyltransferase 8-like 2, translating into MQLVIRRFRPSDKDAVRNLFSIGIREHIGPCFYRAMSSPFYLVITLALCVAGYLLGSMFGAVMLPGVWIGLVYYCCHKLYASFVREKLQTDMQDIPANYLSKPDDFFWVAEAEVDGRAQIMGMVAVVTKQSGKEKHAELFRMIISPLCRRMGLGLRLAQTVVDFCKERGISEVTLETSSTQTAAVALYKKLGFSQVLTHTETQAPFWIVTLAKVTVIRMKKHL; encoded by the coding sequence ATGCAGCTGGTGATCCGCCGGTTCCGTCCCTCAGACAAGGATGCAGTGCGCAACCTGTTCAGCATCGGCATCCGGGAGCACATCGGTCCATGTTTTTACAGGGCTATGAGCAGCCCTTTCTACCTCGTCATCACCCTGGCTCTATGTGTTGCTGGCTACCTCCTTGGCTCCATGTTTGGGGCTGTGATGTTACCAGGAGTCTGGATTGGCCTTGTCTATTACTGCTGTCATAAGCTATATGCCAGTTTTGTCAGGGAGAAACTCCAGACGGACATGCAGGACATCCCTGCTAACTATCTGAGCAAACCTGATGACTTTTTCTGGGTGGCTGAGGCTGAGGTTGATGGGAGAGCCCAGATCATGGGTATGGTGGCTGTAGTGACCAAACAAAGCGGAAAGGAAAAACACGCAGAACTGTTTAGGATGATCATCTCACCATTGTGCAGACGCATGGGCTTGGGCCTCAGGTTGGCTCAGACTGTGGTTGACTTCTGTAAGGAACGAGGCATCTCTGAGGTGACGCTGGAGACTAGCTCCACTCAGACTGCTGCTGTGGCCCTGTACAAGAAACTGGGGTTCAGCCAAGTCCTGACACACACCGAAACACAGGCTCCCTTTTGGATTGTTACGCTGGCTAAGGTCACAGTAATAAGAATGAAAAAACACCTGTAG